AACCATTTTACAGAATTGTAATGGAGGGACTGAAAGGAGAAGTTGACGGAGAGCATTTTTGGGATGCCGTGGCAGAAAATGCTGTGTTTGAATTCCTGTACAATATTCCTGGATTTACTAATGAGATTAAGGGGCGAAAGGCATATATGGACTGGTTTGGCGGATATAGCAATGTTCTTCATTCTTCTGACAATTTACGGATATATAAATCTGCAAATCCAGAAAATGTAATTGTATTGGAATATCAGGTTCATGGGACTGTTCCATCGACAGGCAAGGCTTATGATAATCGTTTCTGTTCTATCGTAACCATTAAAGACAGGAAAATAACTCATTGGCGTGATTATATGGACTCGCTTGCCGTGATGCTTTCAGTTTCTCCTGAATAGACGTAGCATTAAATGGTGTTTAGTGGAAATAGTTTAAATTTGTTGTAATGAAAAAAGATAACAATATACCCCAAAGATTCAATTCCATTTCGGAATTCCATAAGCTGTTGGGGTTCCCAAAACCATTACATCCATTGGTTAGTTTAGTGAATTACGCAGATATAAAAATACCTTACAGTGAACTGCCCAAAATACTGCTGCTGAATTTCTATAAAGTTTCTTACATGGAAAGCACTCCGGAGAAAATAAAATACGGACAGAATTATTATGATTTTGACGAGGGTGGTTTATCTTTTGTTTCACCTAACCAGATTATATCATGCGCAGAAATTGAGGAAAGCTATTCCGGATTTACTTTGCTTATACATCCTGATTTTATTCGTAATTATTCACTTTTGACCAGGATAAAAAATTACGGTTTCTTTTCATACTCGGCAAATGAGGCGCTGTTTGTATCTGACAAGGAAAAGCAGATTGTTTTCTCCATCTTTGATAATATAAAAGAAGAACTTAATGCCAATATTGACGATTTTAGTCAGGATGTAGTTGTTTCTTATATCGAAGTTTTGCTCAATTACAGTAAGCGATTTTATAAACGGCAGTTCATTACAAGAGAAGCTGCAAATACCGATTTGGTCGTGCGAATGGAGAATATATTGAACGACCATTTTGAACAAATAGACACGTCACAGGATAGGCTCCTTACAGTTGAATATTTGGCGGGTAAATTGAATGTTTCGCCACGTTATTTAAGTGACATGTTACGTTCTCACACAGGGCAAAATGCACAACAACACATCCATGACAAGTTGATTGATAAGGCTAAGGAGTACCTGACAACGACAAATTTATCTGTTTCAGAAATCGCTTATCAATTGGGTTTTGAACATTCGCAGTCGTTCAACAAGCTGTTTAAAAAGAAGACAAGCCTGACGCCAACAGAATTTAAACAATCCTTCAATTAGCGTGATGAGTTATTTCAGTTACAGTAAATATTTGTTGACGGATAAGAGCTATCTGTCATAAAATTGTTATCCAATAGATGATTCTTCCTTTAAACCGTAATTGCCACCTTTAGATACCCGCGCCGCATTTCGCTACAAATTCCTCAAACTTCCGATCTGTATTTCGCAATACCGGCCCGTGACCGAAGCATATAATGGCCGGGTTCAGTTTTGCTAACTTTCGTAGCGATTTGATGTTGCGTTGCTGGTCCGTGGTGAATATGCTGGGCGGAAGCCGCAGACCGGTTGCTGTTGTGAGCAGGTTCATATTTACCGCGGCATCTCCGATGATCAGT
This window of the Chitinophaga varians genome carries:
- a CDS encoding nuclear transport factor 2 family protein, encoding MEKKTTVAGKVDRNHPAFNKNSEPFYRIVMEGLKGEVDGEHFWDAVAENAVFEFLYNIPGFTNEIKGRKAYMDWFGGYSNVLHSSDNLRIYKSANPENVIVLEYQVHGTVPSTGKAYDNRFCSIVTIKDRKITHWRDYMDSLAVMLSVSPE
- a CDS encoding helix-turn-helix domain-containing protein, with the protein product MKKDNNIPQRFNSISEFHKLLGFPKPLHPLVSLVNYADIKIPYSELPKILLLNFYKVSYMESTPEKIKYGQNYYDFDEGGLSFVSPNQIISCAEIEESYSGFTLLIHPDFIRNYSLLTRIKNYGFFSYSANEALFVSDKEKQIVFSIFDNIKEELNANIDDFSQDVVVSYIEVLLNYSKRFYKRQFITREAANTDLVVRMENILNDHFEQIDTSQDRLLTVEYLAGKLNVSPRYLSDMLRSHTGQNAQQHIHDKLIDKAKEYLTTTNLSVSEIAYQLGFEHSQSFNKLFKKKTSLTPTEFKQSFN